A single genomic interval of Tepidibacillus fermentans harbors:
- the ispE gene encoding 4-(cytidine 5'-diphospho)-2-C-methyl-D-erythritol kinase has translation MKLWEKAPAKINLTLDVIGKRDDGYHEVEMIMTMIDLADRLSFEDIDENRIILESNSGIVPNDERNLIYKAAQILKTKYQIERGVHIVLEKNIPVAAGLAGGSSDAAAALRGLNRLWNLNLTEVELMKAGEEIGSDVPFCIVRGTALATGRGEKIKKLPPAPPGWAILAKLPIGVSTADVYGALKLEEIKEHPKTNQMIQAIEQQDFLQMSGLLANVLEEVTFRLYPEVKQLKEQLQQFGADGVLMSGSGPTVFALTNKESKMKRIYNGLRGFCKEVYAVRLLR, from the coding sequence ATGAAACTTTGGGAAAAGGCACCAGCTAAAATCAATTTGACATTAGATGTGATCGGAAAAAGAGACGATGGATACCATGAGGTAGAAATGATTATGACAATGATTGATTTAGCTGATCGTCTCTCTTTTGAAGATATAGATGAGAATCGAATTATTTTAGAATCGAATTCGGGAATCGTTCCGAATGATGAGAGGAATTTAATATATAAAGCGGCGCAAATCTTAAAAACAAAATATCAGATTGAACGAGGAGTACATATTGTTTTAGAAAAAAATATACCCGTTGCTGCAGGTTTAGCAGGGGGAAGTAGTGATGCAGCAGCTGCTTTACGGGGATTAAATCGTTTGTGGAATTTAAATTTAACGGAAGTTGAATTAATGAAGGCTGGTGAAGAGATTGGGTCGGATGTCCCATTTTGTATTGTAAGAGGTACTGCACTAGCTACTGGACGTGGAGAAAAAATTAAAAAACTCCCCCCTGCCCCACCAGGATGGGCAATTTTAGCGAAATTGCCAATCGGAGTTTCCACTGCAGATGTATATGGTGCGCTAAAGTTGGAGGAAATAAAGGAACACCCAAAAACAAACCAAATGATCCAGGCGATTGAACAACAGGATTTTCTTCAGATGAGTGGCCTATTAGCAAATGTTCTTGAAGAGGTTACTTTTCGACTCTATCCCGAAGTGAAACAGCTAAAAGAGCAATTACAACAATTTGGTGCCGATGGTGTATTAATGTCTGGAAGTGGACCAACGGTATTTGCACTGACGAACAAAGAGTCGAAAATGAAACGAATTTATAATGGGTTACGAGGATTTTGTAAAGAAGTTTATGCCGTACGATTATTAAGATAA
- a CDS encoding small, acid-soluble spore protein, alpha/beta type, whose protein sequence is MSRRRGGIMSERFKEELAKELGFYDTVQREGWSGITTRDAGNMVKKAIEIAERSLTEMGRS, encoded by the coding sequence TTGAGCCGAAGAAGAGGCGGAATTATGTCAGAACGATTTAAAGAAGAATTAGCAAAAGAACTTGGTTTTTATGATACGGTCCAAAGAGAAGGGTGGAGTGGGATTACCACTCGTGACGCTGGAAACATGGTCAAAAAGGCAATTGAAATTGCCGAAAGAAGCTTAACAGAGATGGGTCGATCATAA
- the veg gene encoding biofilm formation stimulator Veg, with the protein MANNSLGAIKRNLDSYVGEKIVLKANGGRRKTIERTGILEQTYPSVFIVKLDEDQHSFKRVSYSYADILTETVELTVCTSDGQVRITSHQ; encoded by the coding sequence ATGGCTAATAATTCCTTAGGCGCCATCAAGCGTAACTTGGATAGTTATGTTGGCGAGAAGATTGTGCTAAAGGCAAATGGTGGACGTCGAAAGACAATTGAGCGCACTGGTATTTTAGAACAAACCTACCCTTCAGTATTTATTGTAAAATTAGATGAAGACCAGCATTCTTTTAAACGAGTGTCATACAGTTATGCTGATATCCTAACAGAAACAGTTGAATTAACGGTGTGTACAAGTGATGGACAAGTTCGGATTACATCACATCAATAA
- the rsmA gene encoding 16S rRNA (adenine(1518)-N(6)/adenine(1519)-N(6))-dimethyltransferase RsmA, with protein sequence MDGRISTPTKTMEILKKYDFHFKKSLGQNFLIEPSILDKIVSSAKIDETVGVIEIGPGIGALTQKLAEKAGKVVAIEIDQRLIPILEETLAAYRNVELIHGDILKISLNELLSNQFSEFETIKVVANLPYYITTPIIMSLLEQKLQIASITVMIQKEVAERILAKAGGKDYGTLTLAVDYYAEAKIVMQVPKTVFVPKPNVDSAIIQLKIRKQPPVQVEDENFFFRVIKASFAQRRKTIINNLIHNLFGKDKKEQLEILLKSIDIDPNRRAETLNIGEYARLSNLLVKTVE encoded by the coding sequence ATGGACGGTCGAATCTCAACTCCAACAAAAACAATGGAGATTCTCAAAAAATATGATTTTCACTTTAAAAAAAGTTTAGGGCAAAATTTTCTTATTGAACCAAGTATTCTCGATAAGATCGTGAGTTCTGCAAAGATTGATGAAACGGTAGGCGTGATTGAGATAGGTCCGGGAATTGGAGCTTTAACTCAAAAATTGGCAGAAAAAGCAGGTAAGGTAGTGGCCATTGAGATCGATCAGCGATTAATCCCAATTTTAGAAGAAACTTTAGCAGCTTATCGTAATGTTGAATTAATACATGGTGATATTTTGAAGATATCATTAAATGAATTATTATCAAATCAATTTTCTGAGTTCGAGACGATTAAAGTTGTAGCTAATTTGCCTTACTATATTACGACACCAATTATTATGTCGTTACTCGAGCAAAAACTTCAAATTGCTTCGATTACCGTGATGATTCAAAAAGAAGTGGCAGAACGGATCCTGGCTAAAGCAGGTGGTAAAGATTATGGCACGCTTACCTTAGCAGTTGATTATTATGCGGAAGCAAAAATTGTGATGCAAGTACCCAAAACCGTTTTTGTACCAAAACCAAATGTCGATTCTGCAATTATCCAATTGAAGATTCGGAAACAACCTCCTGTTCAAGTCGAAGATGAGAATTTTTTCTTTCGTGTCATTAAAGCTAGTTTTGCTCAAAGAAGAAAAACGATTATTAACAATTTGATTCATAATCTATTCGGAAAAGATAAAAAAGAACAATTAGAAATCCTTTTAAAGTCGATTGATATCGATCCAAATCGACGTGCGGAAACGCTAAATATAGGGGAATATGCCCGATTAAGTAATCTTTTAGTGAAAACTGTCGAATAG
- the rnmV gene encoding ribonuclease M5, which produces MKIKEVIVVEGRDDTIAIQRAVEADTIETGGSALSMETIRRIEKAQWLRGVIVFTDPDYPGEKIRKTISQKVPGVKHAFLAREEATKNGNIGVENATPEAIIKALNEAKTEWLDDDKEYVSWERLIEEGLVGGEEAKKKRLLLGKRLGIGYGNAKQFHKRLKMFQITEDEFNKAIKYLYKRKDE; this is translated from the coding sequence TTGAAAATTAAAGAAGTAATTGTTGTTGAAGGTAGGGATGATACCATCGCCATTCAAAGGGCTGTAGAAGCAGACACGATTGAAACAGGTGGTTCTGCTCTCTCTATGGAAACGATTCGTAGAATAGAAAAAGCTCAGTGGTTACGCGGAGTGATTGTTTTTACTGATCCCGACTATCCTGGGGAAAAAATTCGCAAAACGATTAGTCAAAAGGTACCTGGAGTTAAACATGCATTCTTAGCGAGAGAAGAAGCAACGAAAAATGGAAATATTGGAGTCGAAAATGCTACACCAGAAGCTATAATCAAGGCACTAAATGAAGCAAAAACAGAATGGTTAGATGATGATAAAGAGTATGTATCATGGGAACGATTAATAGAAGAAGGTTTAGTTGGTGGAGAAGAAGCAAAAAAGAAACGTTTACTTCTAGGTAAACGGTTAGGAATTGGCTATGGGAATGCAAAGCAATTTCACAAACGATTAAAAATGTTTCAAATTACCGAGGATGAATTTAACAAAGCAATCAAATATCTATATAAAAGGAAAGATGAGTAG
- a CDS encoding 3D domain-containing protein, translated as MGKLFQKTAIPKSVVIPTFPFLKKKRWVILLSVVFVLIFVTTWYVLGRNKEITLIIDGQAKRVETSQKIVQDLLIEQRISFKTEDRLSVPLKSRLKDGQTIRVDHAKSISLNIAGEQKEVLTTAKTVGELLKQQKITLGKLDKVTPTIQSPITPQMEVIVTRIEKKIVQTEEDIPFGYVRKADTNLPKGKEKVLTKGKKGKVIKFVEITYENGKEVEKKLLKQDIVQPKNDQIVAYGTRIDRSIVSRGGFTFRPRETLTNVTITQYSGGSYTYLGTRPTPGRTIAVDPNVIPLGWWVYIEGFGFRRAEDIGGSVKGNIIDIYVSSRESAISYGIRYGYKVYVIGPNRPY; from the coding sequence ATGGGCAAACTGTTCCAAAAAACAGCAATCCCGAAGTCGGTTGTCATTCCCACTTTTCCCTTTTTAAAGAAAAAGAGATGGGTGATTCTTCTTAGTGTTGTCTTTGTTTTGATTTTCGTTACGACTTGGTATGTTCTAGGACGAAATAAAGAGATTACACTCATCATTGATGGACAAGCTAAAAGAGTCGAAACATCTCAGAAGATTGTGCAGGATTTATTAATAGAACAGAGGATCAGTTTTAAGACTGAAGATCGATTATCCGTACCCTTAAAAAGTCGATTAAAGGATGGACAAACGATTCGTGTTGATCATGCCAAATCGATTTCACTCAATATTGCCGGAGAGCAAAAAGAAGTTTTGACAACAGCTAAGACAGTAGGAGAACTATTAAAACAACAAAAGATTACCTTAGGAAAGTTAGATAAAGTTACTCCAACCATACAAAGCCCCATTACACCACAGATGGAAGTTATCGTAACGCGGATAGAGAAAAAGATTGTACAAACTGAAGAGGACATTCCCTTTGGTTATGTTCGTAAAGCAGATACGAATTTACCAAAAGGGAAAGAAAAAGTCCTAACGAAAGGGAAAAAAGGGAAAGTTATTAAGTTTGTTGAGATTACTTATGAAAATGGAAAAGAAGTAGAGAAAAAATTACTGAAACAGGATATCGTTCAACCGAAAAACGATCAAATTGTTGCATATGGTACCCGTATTGATCGCTCTATTGTCTCTAGAGGTGGTTTTACTTTTCGCCCAAGGGAAACGTTAACCAATGTGACGATTACTCAATATAGTGGCGGTTCTTATACATATTTAGGAACAAGGCCAACTCCAGGAAGGACGATTGCGGTAGATCCGAATGTAATTCCTCTTGGCTGGTGGGTATATATTGAAGGTTTTGGTTTTCGTAGAGCAGAGGATATTGGTGGTTCCGTAAAAGGTAATATAATCGATATCTATGTAAGTAGTAGGGAATCGGCGATTTCCTATGGAATAAGGTATGGTTATAAAGTATATGTGATAGGACCAAATCGACCTTATTAA